One Equus asinus isolate D_3611 breed Donkey chromosome 26, EquAss-T2T_v2, whole genome shotgun sequence genomic window carries:
- the LOC106845150 gene encoding sulfotransferase 2A1-like — MSDGYVWFEGVPFPTKGFTPEVLREARESFVFKDEDVLILTYPKSGTNWLIEIVCLVYSKGDPKWIQSVPIWERSPWVEAEYGYNALKDKEGPRLISTHLPIQLIPKSLFNSKAKVIYLIRNPRDVLMSGYFFYGVSSFAEKFESLEEYFEWFIKGNLPYGSWFDHTHGWMTMRGKENFLILSYEELKQDTRSIIEICQFLGKKLEPEELNSVLKNSSFQVMKENKMSNYSLLQGQCLSKNGILLRKGISGDWKNYFTVTQAEAFDKIFQEKMADLPQELFPWE, encoded by the exons ATGTCAGACGGGTATGTGTGGTTTGAAGGGGTGCCTTTCCCTACCAAGGGTTTCACACCTGAAGTCCTGAGAGAAGCGCGGGAGAGTTTTGTGTTTAAGGATGAAGATGTCTTAATACTGACTTACCCCAAATCAG GAACAAACTGGTTGATTGAAATTGTCTGCCTGGTTTACTCCAAGGGGGATCCCAAGTGGATCCAATCTGTGCCCATTTGGGAACGCTCACCCTGGGTAGAAGCTGAGTATGGGTATAATGCACTAAAGGATAAGGAAGGCCCCCGCCTCATCAGCACCCACCTCCCCATCCAGCTCATCCCCAAGTCTCTCTTCAATTCCAAGGCCAAG gtGATTTATCTCATCAGAAATCCCAGAGATGTTCTCATGTCTGGTTATTTTTTCTATGGGGTTTCATCTTTTGCTGAGAAATTTGAGTCATTGGAAGAATATTTTGAATGGTTCATCAAAGGAAATC TGCCATATGGATCCTGGTTTGACCACACTCATGGCTGGATGACCATGAGAGGGAAGGAGAACTTCCTGATACTGAGTTACGAAGAACTGAAACAG gacACAAGAAGCATCATAGAGATCTGCCAATTCCTAGGCAAGAAATTAGAACCAGAAGAACTGAACTCCGTCCTCAAGAATAGCTCCTTCCAGGtcatgaaagaaaacaagatgtcCAATTATTCCCTCCTGCAAGGTCAATGTCTCAGTAAGAATGGAATACTTCTGAGAAAAG GCATTTCTGGGGACTGGAAAAATTACTTCACAGTGACCCAAGCTGAAGCCTTTGATAAGATATTCCAGGAGAAGATGGCAGATCTTCCTCAAGAGCTGTTCCCATGggaataa